The following proteins are co-located in the Penaeus monodon isolate SGIC_2016 chromosome 10, NSTDA_Pmon_1, whole genome shotgun sequence genome:
- the LOC119577888 gene encoding uncharacterized protein LOC119577888 codes for MAPRQLLLLACALAASVHHAAGNIQCYTCVSTVNELTCVNDPDNVLNGSPVTDCDKGDRGCCTIFRQEYVEEPGKVISFSRGCQENCPSKMSTTETVDASYRIYQTYCNTPKCNVGPGDKPLSGGGGGDDGGNNVIGPIPGKDGAATNAVSLGLLFSALVLTLLRL; via the exons ATGGCACCTCGTCAGCTTCTGCTGCTGGCCTGCGCCCTCGCAGCTTCTGTGCACCACGCAGCAG GAAATATCCAGTGTTATACTTGCGTGAGCACCGTGAATGAGCTCACTTGTGTGAATGACCCTGACAACGTTCTGAACGGCAGTCCCGTCACGGACTGCGACAAGGGTGACCGCGGCTGCTGCACCATCTTTCGCCAGGAGTATGTCGAGGAACCCG GGAAGGTGATATCGTTCTCTCGTGGATGCCAGGAGAACTGTCCCTCCAAAATGAGTACCACGGAAACGGTAGACGCTTCTTATCGCATTTACCAGACTTACTGCAACACTCCCAAGTGCAATGTCGGACCTGGAGACAAACCACTTTCGG gtggcggcggcggcgacgacgGGGGCAACAACGTCATTGGCCCTATTCCCGGGAAGGATGGCGCAGCGACCAATGCTGTGTCCCTGGGactcctcttctctgctcttgTGCTGACTCTCCTGAGGCTTTGA